From Shewanella psychrophila, a single genomic window includes:
- a CDS encoding phosphoribosylaminoimidazolesuccinocarboxamide synthase translates to MNHSNKVLAVNDDLPIRTDKPVHSGKVRSVYWLTAEDSARLIEQKGYDVPKDTPLAIMVISDRISAFDCVWQGENGLNGVPGKGAALNAISNHWFKLFKEKGLADSHILDVPHPFVWIVQKAQPVMVEAIARQYITGSMWRAYTKGEREFCGITLPEGLKKDQRLPELLITPSTKGVLTGLEGVPEADDVNISRADLERHLQGFNFHAKSDIDLYEKLLKEGFAVISDALAAQDQIFIDTKFEFGYVKGADGKEKLIYMDEVGTPDSSRIWDGPAHREGNIIEKSKEGFRQWLLNHFPDPDILLNKERMPERFSLAQDNKLPTQVMMDISNTYVGIAEKVIGEKLHISENPKQEIIDILRNDYQLIAD, encoded by the coding sequence ATGAATCATTCAAACAAAGTTCTAGCAGTAAATGATGATCTGCCTATCCGCACAGATAAGCCAGTTCATTCAGGTAAGGTACGCAGTGTCTATTGGCTTACGGCTGAGGATAGTGCCCGTCTAATCGAACAGAAAGGTTATGACGTACCTAAAGATACGCCACTGGCGATCATGGTGATTAGCGACCGAATTTCAGCATTCGATTGTGTCTGGCAAGGTGAAAATGGCCTCAATGGCGTCCCCGGTAAAGGTGCTGCACTCAATGCCATCTCGAACCACTGGTTTAAGTTATTCAAAGAGAAAGGCTTAGCCGATAGCCATATTCTGGACGTCCCTCATCCATTTGTTTGGATTGTTCAAAAAGCCCAGCCCGTGATGGTTGAAGCGATAGCCAGACAATACATTACTGGCTCTATGTGGCGCGCTTACACTAAAGGTGAACGTGAATTCTGTGGCATAACACTGCCTGAAGGCCTTAAAAAAGACCAGAGGCTACCTGAGCTATTAATCACCCCCTCTACCAAAGGTGTGCTTACTGGCCTTGAAGGCGTACCAGAAGCCGATGATGTCAACATTTCACGAGCCGATCTTGAGCGTCATCTACAAGGCTTTAATTTCCATGCAAAATCGGATATTGACCTGTACGAGAAGCTATTAAAAGAAGGCTTTGCCGTGATCAGTGACGCCCTTGCCGCGCAAGATCAGATCTTCATCGATACCAAGTTTGAATTTGGCTATGTCAAAGGCGCCGATGGTAAAGAGAAACTTATCTATATGGACGAAGTGGGTACTCCTGACAGCTCACGCATCTGGGATGGTCCGGCGCATCGTGAAGGTAATATCATAGAAAAATCGAAGGAAGGCTTTAGACAGTGGCTACTTAACCACTTCCCAGACCCTGATATTCTTCTCAACAAAGAGCGCATGCCTGAGCGTTTCTCACTGGCACAAGATAACAAATTACCAACTCAAGTGATGATGGATATCTCCAACACTTATGTTGGCATCGCAGAGAAGGTTATCGGTGAGAAGCTACATATCAGCGAGAATCCGAAGCAAGAGATCATCGATATTCTTCGCAATGATTATCAACTGATTGCAGACTAA